Proteins encoded by one window of Pseudomonas tructae:
- a CDS encoding polysaccharide deacetylase family protein has product MPIKTSIKRASGWLYLNSPKGRNQLRGAGVILMLHRVLADDSSAALPHRNELCVGPQAFERLLRWLQRHFDCVHLMDLLKTHEQPRSGNRPKVALTFDDGWRDNALNAFPLLQQYQVPASIFLSTDYIGSRQRFWWESLGETLWGSHGESARRALIEQLRKIGRPLPAAYFMSDRAHARSQALAKYLQSLKSLSPVALHHLTNTCPAESLPQALDWNQVRHLENTGLISFGPHGASHALLPGLDDQRLEEELSRSHYALQQGCKQPLPVYCYPNGDHDARVRERLAAHRYPFALSTRAGICQGHDDPLALPRIGVSQRNASRPSLLAWRISRGGRT; this is encoded by the coding sequence ATGCCGATAAAAACCAGTATCAAGCGTGCCAGCGGTTGGCTGTACCTGAACTCCCCCAAGGGCCGCAACCAGCTGCGCGGCGCCGGGGTGATCCTGATGCTGCACCGGGTCCTGGCCGACGACAGCAGCGCCGCCCTGCCCCACCGCAACGAACTGTGCGTCGGCCCCCAGGCCTTCGAGCGCCTGCTGCGCTGGCTGCAGCGGCACTTCGACTGTGTGCACCTGATGGACCTGCTCAAAACCCATGAACAGCCTCGCAGCGGCAACCGGCCCAAGGTCGCGCTGACCTTCGACGACGGCTGGCGCGACAACGCCCTCAACGCCTTCCCGCTGCTGCAGCAGTACCAGGTGCCGGCGAGCATCTTCCTGTCCACCGACTACATCGGCAGCCGCCAGCGCTTCTGGTGGGAGAGCCTGGGCGAAACCTTGTGGGGCAGCCATGGCGAAAGTGCGCGGCGGGCCTTGATCGAACAGCTGCGCAAGATCGGCAGGCCACTGCCCGCCGCCTACTTCATGAGCGACCGGGCCCATGCCCGCAGCCAGGCCCTGGCCAAGTACCTGCAAAGCCTCAAGAGCTTGAGCCCGGTGGCCCTGCATCACCTGACCAACACCTGCCCGGCAGAATCGCTGCCCCAGGCGCTGGACTGGAACCAGGTACGCCATCTGGAGAACACCGGCCTGATCAGCTTCGGCCCCCACGGCGCCAGCCATGCCCTGTTGCCGGGCCTGGACGACCAGCGCCTGGAAGAAGAACTGAGCCGTAGCCACTACGCCCTGCAACAAGGCTGCAAACAACCGCTGCCGGTGTACTGCTACCCCAACGGCGACCACGATGCGCGGGTGCGCGAACGCCTGGCCGCGCACCGCTACCCCTTTGCCCTGAGCACCCGCGCCGGCATCTGCCAGGGCCATGACGACCCTCTGGCCCTGCCGCGCATCGGCGTCAGCCAGCGCAACGCCAGCCGGCCGTCGCTGCTGGCCTGGCGCATCAGCCGCGGAGGGCGCACATGA
- a CDS encoding GumC family protein: MTTKENYLHEFFRIFFANRQLVKRVFLVFAVIALLLPLVLKQSFDITAEVIVQSKKLSQSDTNTTLAQETDKFIPPSLADMETESNILRSPTLIRETISQLRTEGQYEVPPSLMQRLVTGPLRTMIINPLREQVINPVRTLFGLEVDPVRDTQLDALTDDAIKDLKVETLPGSNVVSVTYSFPDPKLGTLFVSRLLDNYLRNRQSLQSNELPEQFYEQKKMQYQVRMDDLEGKRLGMLESIGSSDPKEEITFRLNAINTEEQALNQYRDRLLQSQQWLDYLKTSLAAASNANMRDFAFPYTFTTTVDNVAFEDREIKQLGEQLTTLVLTYVSDLAVFQPGSEQMLLQREQIAKTRQQFLKIVANRIKEREKDLAVVQGVIAQKTQRIADFKGRVHQLQQTQSKARQLDTEIDALHKAYFTYTQRYEESRGADLLAGLSNARILSAPYEPAEAAFPKPLLIVPFGMLTGLLLAIALVYVKEFFDRRFKHPAQITHQLDLPVLLVINDLTPETPNPYKGWSLPRLVHWVRN, encoded by the coding sequence ATGACTACAAAAGAAAACTACCTGCATGAATTCTTCAGGATCTTCTTTGCCAACCGCCAGTTGGTCAAACGGGTGTTCCTGGTCTTCGCAGTGATTGCCTTGCTGTTACCCCTGGTGCTCAAGCAGAGTTTCGACATCACCGCCGAGGTGATCGTGCAGTCGAAGAAACTCTCCCAGAGCGATACCAACACCACCCTGGCCCAGGAGACCGACAAGTTCATCCCGCCGTCGCTGGCCGACATGGAGACCGAGAGCAATATCCTGCGCTCGCCCACGCTGATTCGCGAAACCATCAGCCAGCTGCGCACCGAAGGCCAGTACGAGGTGCCGCCCAGCCTGATGCAACGCCTGGTCACCGGGCCCCTGCGCACGATGATCATCAACCCGCTGCGCGAGCAGGTGATCAACCCCGTGCGCACCTTGTTCGGCCTTGAGGTCGACCCGGTGCGCGACACCCAGCTCGATGCACTGACCGACGACGCCATCAAGGACCTGAAGGTCGAGACCCTGCCCGGCTCCAACGTGGTCTCGGTGACCTACAGCTTCCCTGACCCGAAACTGGGCACCCTGTTCGTCAGCCGCCTGCTCGACAACTACCTGCGCAACCGCCAGAGCCTGCAATCCAACGAGCTGCCCGAGCAGTTCTACGAGCAGAAGAAAATGCAGTACCAGGTGCGCATGGATGACCTGGAAGGCAAGCGCCTGGGCATGCTCGAAAGCATCGGCTCCTCGGACCCCAAGGAAGAAATCACCTTCCGCCTCAACGCCATCAACACCGAGGAGCAGGCGCTCAATCAGTACCGCGACCGCCTGCTGCAAAGCCAGCAATGGCTGGACTACCTGAAAACCAGCCTGGCGGCGGCAAGCAACGCCAACATGCGCGATTTCGCCTTCCCCTACACCTTCACCACCACGGTCGACAACGTGGCGTTCGAAGACCGCGAGATCAAGCAGCTCGGTGAACAGCTGACCACCCTGGTGCTGACCTACGTCAGCGACCTGGCGGTGTTCCAGCCGGGCAGCGAGCAGATGCTGCTGCAGCGTGAACAGATCGCCAAGACCCGCCAACAGTTCCTCAAGATCGTCGCCAACCGTATCAAGGAGCGCGAGAAAGACCTGGCCGTGGTGCAGGGCGTGATCGCCCAGAAAACCCAGCGCATCGCCGACTTCAAAGGCCGCGTGCACCAGTTGCAGCAAACCCAGAGCAAGGCGCGCCAGCTCGACACCGAGATCGACGCCCTGCACAAGGCCTACTTCACCTACACCCAGCGCTACGAAGAATCGCGCGGCGCCGACCTGCTGGCCGGGCTGTCCAATGCACGGATCCTCAGCGCGCCCTACGAGCCGGCCGAGGCGGCGTTTCCCAAGCCGCTGCTGATCGTGCCGTTCGGCATGCTCACCGGCTTGCTTCTCGCAATTGCCCTGGTCTACGTCAAAGAGTTCTTCGACCGGCGCTTCAAGCACCCGGCGCAGATCACCCATCAGCTCGACCTGCCGGTGCTGCTGGTGATCAACGACCTGACCCCGGAAACCCCCAACCCTTACAAGGGCTGGTCGCTGCCGCGGCTGGTGCACTGGGTGCGCAATTGA
- a CDS encoding O-antigen ligase family protein, with product MIIPLSLIGLVALLSLALLASPYPFLAPGAVIGLAGLLALYKRPAWGLMAIITLVPLEGLFKDSELTATKLIGAALALVLLLQLAVKQLPGERLRSSMWPLLLGFLALYLLSFLASDSSEMSLGHFRELAVGLLLFGITLLIGRELDLPMMCRLVTLSVSLTCIMAMLSTKYQDEGRAAGLLEDPNVFAMLIAIAVPMALWLVFNSPKRAYKLFWIACCILLLAGMTKTNSRSGLVVLLISLGIVLVHYRTQVAHLRPRHLGFAMLGLAILLPTLVALMPESYVARIQSLALLKSGVNAFKDDSLGRRSSYIVVGSKMIREHPVLGTGPGTFPLHYATTGYAKAFSANRKVGDLYRRAHNTYLEIFSEVGIPAGILFVSLVLLALYNVWYARRLWLQQGNQQQADLLTHLCMSMLAISLFLMFLSAPNHKYLWIMLALSSVLRLKAEQARLAQVKA from the coding sequence ATGATCATTCCCCTGTCGCTGATTGGCCTGGTGGCGCTGCTCAGCCTGGCCCTGCTGGCCAGCCCCTACCCGTTCCTGGCCCCCGGCGCGGTGATCGGCCTGGCCGGCCTGCTGGCCCTGTACAAGCGCCCGGCCTGGGGGCTGATGGCGATCATCACCCTGGTGCCGCTCGAAGGCCTGTTCAAAGACAGCGAACTGACCGCAACCAAACTGATCGGTGCGGCCCTGGCCCTGGTACTGCTGCTGCAACTGGCGGTCAAGCAACTGCCCGGCGAGCGCCTGCGCAGTTCGATGTGGCCGCTGCTGCTGGGCTTTCTGGCCCTGTACCTGCTGAGCTTTCTGGCCAGCGACAGCAGCGAGATGTCGCTGGGGCATTTTCGTGAACTGGCGGTGGGCCTGCTGCTGTTCGGCATCACCCTGTTGATCGGCCGCGAGCTCGACCTGCCGATGATGTGCCGGCTGGTGACCCTGAGCGTCAGCCTGACCTGCATCATGGCCATGCTCTCGACCAAGTACCAGGACGAGGGCCGCGCCGCCGGCCTGCTGGAAGACCCCAACGTATTTGCCATGCTCATCGCCATCGCCGTGCCAATGGCGCTGTGGCTGGTGTTCAACAGCCCCAAGCGGGCCTACAAGCTGTTCTGGATTGCCTGCTGCATCCTGTTGCTGGCGGGCATGACCAAGACCAACTCGCGTTCGGGCCTGGTGGTACTGCTGATCAGCCTGGGCATCGTATTGGTGCACTACCGCACCCAGGTCGCCCACCTGCGCCCGCGGCACCTGGGCTTTGCCATGCTGGGTTTGGCGATCCTGCTGCCAACCCTGGTCGCGCTGATGCCGGAAAGCTACGTGGCGCGCATCCAGTCCCTGGCGCTGCTCAAGTCCGGGGTCAACGCCTTCAAGGACGACTCCCTGGGCCGGCGTTCCTCGTACATTGTGGTGGGCAGCAAGATGATCCGCGAGCACCCGGTGCTCGGCACCGGCCCCGGCACCTTCCCCCTGCACTACGCCACCACCGGCTACGCCAAGGCGTTTTCAGCCAACCGCAAGGTCGGCGACCTCTACCGCCGTGCACACAACACCTACCTGGAAATCTTCAGCGAAGTCGGCATACCGGCCGGCATCCTGTTCGTCAGCCTGGTGCTGCTGGCCCTGTACAACGTCTGGTACGCCCGGCGCCTGTGGTTGCAACAGGGTAATCAGCAGCAAGCCGACCTGCTCACCCACCTGTGCATGAGCATGCTCGCCATCAGCCTGTTCCTGATGTTCTTGAGTGCGCCCAACCACAAATACCTGTGGATCATGCTGGCGCTGTCCAGCGTGTTGCGCCTTAAAGCCGAACAGGCACGCCTTGCGCAGGTGAAAGCATGA
- a CDS encoding lipopolysaccharide biosynthesis protein — translation MSRSHYLRHLLLSMGTRLAMIALRLMRNVLLARILGPSERGLFALLSTLPDLISAATSGGLNTAVGYQAAKQRSMGLLLSQVLIYGCLVAGALTLICVALAREFGTELEVTTQLGLLAWLLLLAVPLTVLKSGLLTLHNATGGVGAFNALRLTESLVPLLLFVGLFWMWQNDALEAALISWLLGLSLVVLLGLYWLGRQHSIRLCWDRSGQRELLAYSAKSHPDLLFQQVILRSDYLFISAMLGSAALGHYAMASAAAELLLIVPEAVTTPLMKRLLQQDAGMDKLTPLALRLTATVMLGACLSMALIGEWLIVTLFGAEYQPAYPALLALLPGLFGLCYASILRLDLLGKNRPGTVSLLMGLGAALNLLLNVLLIPTYGIVGAAAASSIAYLAVTLAMLLLYCKLSGVAFWQTLLVLPSDLAPLRQMLQRRPA, via the coding sequence ATGAGCCGCAGCCACTACCTGCGCCACCTGCTGCTGAGCATGGGCACGCGCCTGGCGATGATCGCCCTGCGGCTGATGCGCAACGTGCTGCTGGCGCGCATCCTCGGCCCCAGCGAGCGCGGCCTGTTTGCCCTGCTCAGCACTCTGCCCGACCTGATCAGCGCCGCCACCAGCGGCGGGCTCAACACCGCCGTTGGCTACCAGGCGGCCAAGCAGCGCAGCATGGGCCTGCTGCTCAGCCAGGTACTGATCTACGGCTGTCTGGTGGCCGGTGCCCTGACCCTGATCTGCGTGGCCCTGGCCCGCGAGTTCGGCACCGAACTGGAAGTGACCACCCAGCTCGGCCTGCTGGCCTGGCTACTGTTGCTGGCGGTGCCATTGACGGTGCTCAAGAGCGGCCTGCTCACCTTGCACAACGCCACCGGCGGGGTTGGCGCCTTCAATGCCCTGCGCCTGACCGAATCGCTGGTGCCGCTGCTGCTGTTCGTCGGCCTGTTCTGGATGTGGCAGAACGATGCCCTGGAAGCGGCGCTGATCAGCTGGTTGCTGGGCCTGAGCCTGGTGGTGCTGCTGGGCCTGTACTGGCTCGGCCGGCAGCACTCGATCCGCCTGTGCTGGGACCGCAGCGGCCAGCGCGAGCTGCTCGCCTACAGCGCCAAGAGCCACCCGGATTTGTTGTTCCAGCAGGTTATTTTGCGCTCGGACTACCTGTTCATCAGCGCCATGCTCGGCAGTGCCGCCTTGGGCCATTACGCCATGGCCAGCGCTGCCGCCGAGCTGTTGCTGATCGTCCCGGAAGCGGTGACCACGCCCCTGATGAAACGCCTGCTGCAGCAGGACGCCGGCATGGACAAACTCACCCCCCTGGCCCTGCGCCTGACCGCCACGGTGATGCTCGGCGCCTGCCTGAGCATGGCGCTGATTGGCGAGTGGCTGATCGTCACCCTGTTCGGCGCCGAGTACCAACCGGCCTACCCGGCGCTGCTGGCCCTGCTGCCCGGGCTGTTCGGCCTGTGCTACGCCAGCATCCTGCGCCTGGACCTGCTGGGCAAGAACCGCCCCGGCACGGTGTCGCTGCTGATGGGCCTGGGCGCCGCCTTGAACCTTTTGCTCAACGTGCTGCTGATCCCTACCTACGGCATCGTCGGTGCGGCGGCGGCCTCCTCGATCGCTTACCTGGCGGTGACCCTGGCGATGCTGTTGCTGTACTGCAAGCTCAGTGGCGTGGCCTTCTGGCAAACCTTGCTGGTACTGCCCAGCGACCTGGCGCCGCTGCGCCAGATGCTGCAACGGCGGCCGGCATGA
- a CDS encoding glycosyltransferase family 2 protein, whose translation MAEFIYWLCLLLPFYAWLGYPLLLTLVGPLFPRHLPAPLAPQRVSVVVAAHNEERNIDNKLRNLLAQDYPAEHLQIVVASDGSTDRTVALARAFDDPRIKVLDLPRMGKNSVLNVAVSQCSGDILVFTDADVHWIDGALAALLAPFADPQVGGTVGKMIIPVAGKGLSVGERLYRHYEAWLRRVESRTGCTVSADGALQALRRELYQPIPARVNDDFYINTCAPVAGKRVVYVDQAQVLDQGVDEAERQFSRRQRVTVGGLISLVARRELLNPLHHGLYAIALISHKLIRRLAPVLLVPLLLANLCLLDEHGFYRLSLAAQLLGYAVAIAGLLDVRQRLPKPFRLAAFVLVTLAGMSVGLWQFLRGHSYNQWTPDQTR comes from the coding sequence GTGGCTGAGTTCATCTATTGGTTGTGCCTGTTGCTGCCCTTCTATGCCTGGCTCGGTTACCCGCTGCTGCTGACCCTGGTGGGGCCGCTGTTCCCCCGGCACCTGCCTGCCCCGCTGGCCCCGCAACGGGTCAGCGTGGTGGTGGCGGCGCACAACGAAGAGCGCAACATCGACAACAAGCTGCGCAACCTGCTGGCCCAGGACTACCCGGCCGAGCACTTGCAGATTGTTGTCGCCAGCGACGGCTCCACTGACCGCACCGTGGCCCTGGCACGGGCCTTCGACGACCCGCGCATCAAGGTCCTGGACCTGCCGCGCATGGGCAAGAACAGCGTGCTCAACGTCGCCGTCAGCCAGTGCAGCGGCGATATCCTGGTGTTCACCGACGCCGACGTGCACTGGATCGACGGCGCCCTGGCCGCGTTGCTGGCGCCCTTTGCCGACCCGCAGGTGGGCGGCACGGTGGGCAAGATGATCATCCCGGTGGCCGGCAAGGGCCTGAGCGTGGGCGAGCGCCTGTACCGCCACTACGAAGCCTGGCTGCGCCGGGTGGAAAGCCGCACCGGCTGCACGGTGTCGGCCGATGGCGCCCTGCAGGCGCTGCGCCGCGAGCTGTACCAGCCGATCCCGGCGCGGGTCAACGATGACTTCTATATCAATACCTGCGCGCCGGTGGCCGGTAAGCGGGTGGTCTACGTCGACCAGGCCCAGGTGCTCGACCAGGGCGTGGACGAGGCCGAGCGGCAGTTCAGCCGCCGCCAGCGCGTCACCGTCGGCGGCCTGATCAGCCTGGTCGCCCGCCGCGAACTGCTCAACCCGCTCCACCACGGCCTGTATGCCATTGCCCTGATCAGCCACAAGCTGATCCGCCGCCTGGCCCCGGTGCTGCTGGTGCCGCTGCTGCTGGCGAACCTGTGCCTGCTCGATGAACACGGCTTCTATCGCCTGAGCCTGGCCGCGCAACTGCTCGGCTATGCCGTTGCCATCGCCGGCCTGCTGGATGTCCGCCAGCGCCTGCCCAAACCGTTTCGCCTGGCCGCCTTCGTGCTGGTCACCCTGGCCGGCATGAGCGTCGGCCTGTGGCAGTTCTTGCGCGGGCACAGCTACAACCAATGGACCCCCGACCAGACCCGGTGA
- a CDS encoding glycosyltransferase family 4 protein has protein sequence MNATQSPPRPILHLLSSGGFYGAERMLLDHCQATPGQHLVLFLGAPQPLLARFRAAGVACESCDSVGELLGQLRKHHDQQPLINSHNFKGLVLGWLGARLWRLPMVATQHGFTPSSRKQRLYTWISLQLCRTGTIERVVCVAESIKRIHRQAGVVEHKLQVIPNGLPEADALPARPHGDGRWLAGYVGRLSSEKGPDLFLDTLIPLCQRHPQLDAVMLGEGPERDALQARIDAAGLTQRIRLPGFQADMRTWMARLDALVISSRTEGTPMILLEAMQDGVPVVAFAVGGIPDVIEHGRSGLLAQPLAVAELAAQLEALMLDPAQAAELITQARRTQRERYHLPTLAQRWARVYLGAAKETCA, from the coding sequence TTGAACGCAACCCAGAGCCCGCCACGGCCGATCCTGCACCTGCTCAGCAGTGGCGGCTTCTACGGCGCCGAGCGGATGCTGCTGGACCACTGCCAGGCCACGCCGGGGCAGCACCTGGTGCTGTTCCTCGGCGCCCCGCAGCCGCTGCTGGCGCGCTTTCGCGCCGCTGGCGTGGCGTGTGAAAGCTGCGACAGCGTCGGCGAGCTGCTGGGCCAGCTGCGCAAGCACCACGACCAGCAGCCGCTGATCAACAGCCACAACTTCAAGGGACTGGTGTTGGGCTGGCTGGGCGCCCGCCTGTGGCGCCTGCCGATGGTCGCCACCCAGCACGGCTTTACCCCCAGCAGCCGCAAACAGCGGCTGTACACCTGGATCAGCCTGCAACTGTGCCGCACCGGCACCATCGAACGGGTCGTCTGCGTGGCCGAGAGCATCAAGCGCATTCACCGCCAGGCCGGGGTCGTCGAGCACAAGTTGCAGGTGATCCCCAACGGTTTGCCGGAGGCCGACGCCCTGCCTGCGCGCCCGCATGGCGATGGCCGCTGGCTGGCCGGTTATGTTGGGCGTTTAAGCAGTGAGAAAGGCCCGGACCTGTTTCTCGATACCTTGATCCCGCTGTGCCAGCGTCATCCCCAGCTCGACGCGGTGATGCTCGGCGAAGGCCCGGAACGCGACGCGCTGCAAGCGCGCATCGATGCCGCCGGCCTGACACAGCGCATTCGCCTGCCCGGTTTTCAAGCCGACATGCGTACGTGGATGGCGCGCCTGGATGCGCTGGTGATCAGCTCGCGCACCGAGGGTACGCCGATGATCCTGCTCGAAGCCATGCAAGATGGCGTACCGGTGGTGGCCTTTGCCGTCGGCGGTATTCCGGATGTGATCGAACACGGACGCAGTGGCCTGCTGGCCCAACCCCTGGCGGTGGCTGAGCTGGCCGCGCAGCTCGAAGCACTGATGCTCGACCCGGCCCAGGCCGCCGAGCTGATCACCCAGGCCCGGCGCACCCAACGCGAACGTTATCACCTGCCGACGCTGGCACAACGCTGGGCCCGGGTCTACCTGGGCGCGGCCAAGGAGACCTGCGCATGA
- a CDS encoding glycosyltransferase, whose translation MKVSVVVPMFNEARHIARTLQSAMNAAADAGLDCELIVVDNGSSDDGPQIARSLGAQVLSLPGLTIGALRNRGVQASSGEWLAFLDADIEVPEHWLSLLLDLHAEGRGDVFALDCDTPRQAPWFARAWQRRTLRAGVPELHAMQWLPTPNLLMQRHWFDQVGGFNETLRTGEDKDFTWHLNKAGARLLALRSPVVLHWGFEGSWSEWLGKELWRQGSNLQLLRSNGPSLRLLRFPMLSLGAWGLDALALSALLDGFPHLAVLLLFVTSLPALALSLRQSLKHRDLLFVLQLWGLHWIRLHLAGAAFVLSLFNWNARRPARG comes from the coding sequence ATGAAGGTCAGTGTCGTGGTACCGATGTTCAACGAAGCCCGGCACATTGCCCGTACCCTGCAGTCGGCCATGAACGCCGCCGCCGATGCCGGCCTTGACTGCGAACTGATCGTGGTCGACAACGGCTCCAGCGACGACGGCCCGCAGATCGCCCGCAGCCTCGGTGCCCAGGTGCTGAGCCTGCCCGGGCTGACCATCGGCGCCCTGCGCAACCGCGGCGTACAGGCCAGCAGCGGCGAATGGCTGGCGTTTCTCGATGCCGACATCGAAGTTCCCGAACACTGGTTGAGCCTGCTGCTCGACCTGCATGCCGAAGGCCGTGGCGATGTCTTTGCCCTGGACTGCGACACCCCGCGCCAGGCGCCCTGGTTCGCCCGCGCCTGGCAACGGCGCACGCTGCGCGCCGGGGTGCCGGAATTGCACGCCATGCAGTGGCTGCCGACCCCCAACCTGTTGATGCAGCGTCACTGGTTCGACCAGGTCGGTGGCTTCAACGAAACCCTGCGCACCGGCGAAGACAAGGACTTTACCTGGCACCTGAACAAGGCCGGCGCGCGCTTGCTGGCCCTGCGTTCGCCGGTGGTGTTGCACTGGGGCTTCGAAGGCAGCTGGAGCGAATGGCTGGGCAAAGAGCTGTGGCGCCAGGGCAGCAACCTGCAACTGCTGCGCAGCAATGGCCCGAGCTTGCGCCTGCTGCGTTTCCCCATGCTTTCGCTGGGCGCCTGGGGCCTCGATGCCCTGGCCTTGTCGGCCTTGCTCGACGGTTTCCCGCACCTGGCCGTGTTGCTGCTGTTTGTCACAAGCCTCCCGGCCCTGGCCCTGAGCCTGCGCCAAAGTTTGAAACACCGCGACCTGCTGTTCGTCCTGCAGCTCTGGGGCCTGCACTGGATCCGCCTGCACCTGGCCGGTGCGGCCTTCGTGCTCAGCCTGTTCAACTGGAATGCAAGGAGGCCCGCCCGTGGCTGA